A region from the Polaribacter sp. Hel1_33_78 genome encodes:
- a CDS encoding MBOAT family O-acyltransferase produces the protein MNLSDYIKKRNGVPLGASNSLRNMMIRSLGAGKFSKFWKYWNPIWSYYLGKYIFKPLKIIFPPALSLLVTFAFCGFLHDLVIMIVRWDFALVLTPWFLLMGFCVIIGDYAKIDYSKFTWTIRALINILIISSCLLVTYQVQI, from the coding sequence TTGAATTTATCTGATTATATAAAAAAAAGAAACGGTGTTCCGCTAGGAGCAAGTAATTCACTTCGCAATATGATGATTCGTTCTTTGGGAGCTGGAAAATTTTCAAAATTTTGGAAATATTGGAATCCTATTTGGAGTTATTATTTGGGAAAATATATTTTTAAACCGCTTAAAATCATCTTTCCTCCGGCTTTGTCTCTTTTAGTCACATTTGCATTCTGTGGTTTTTTACATGATTTAGTAATAATGATAGTAAGATGGGATTTTGCATTAGTATTAACTCCTTGGTTTTTATTAATGGGTTTTTGTGTGATCATAGGTGATTATGCAAAAATTGACTATTCAAAATTCACTTGGACAATTCGAGCTCTTATAAACATATTAATCATTTCAAGCTGTTTACTTGTAACGTATCAAGTGCAAATCTGA
- a CDS encoding redoxin domain-containing protein — translation MIKKLLVILLISLGFISCKKEVVKETSKEKNLQVSSVKTYTYSELKPLLEKNDGKTYIVNFWATWCAPCVKELPYFEKIKKEYDDKNVEVLLVSLDFPKQVEKKLIPFINKRKLNSKVVLLDDINEDVWIKAIDENWSGAIPATLIYNKNKRKFYEHSFDYETLEKELQTFIN, via the coding sequence ATGATTAAAAAATTACTCGTTATATTATTGATTTCTTTAGGATTTATTTCTTGCAAAAAAGAGGTTGTTAAAGAAACTTCTAAAGAAAAAAACCTTCAAGTATCATCCGTTAAAACATATACTTATAGTGAGTTAAAACCATTATTAGAGAAGAATGATGGTAAGACTTATATTGTTAATTTTTGGGCAACTTGGTGTGCACCTTGTGTAAAAGAGTTACCCTATTTCGAAAAAATAAAAAAAGAGTATGATGATAAAAATGTAGAAGTTTTGTTGGTGAGTTTAGATTTTCCGAAACAAGTTGAAAAGAAATTAATACCTTTTATTAATAAGCGTAAATTAAATTCCAAAGTAGTTTTATTAGATGATATTAATGAAGATGTTTGGATTAAAGCGATTGATGAAAATTGGAGTGGGGCTATCCCTGCAACATTGATTTACAATAAAAATAAACGTAAGTTTTATGAGCATTCCTTTGATTATGAAACATTAGAAAAAGAGTTACAAACTTTTATTAATTAG
- a CDS encoding 2TM domain-containing protein: MEKRNTQEQKYILARKKVERIGKFYKHLVSYVVVNIFLTAIFIAGDMNDGDTLKEAFLDYHNYKIWLYWGIGIVFQALNIFGLNLFMSKDWEEKKIKKYMDQQDNRR, from the coding sequence ATGGAAAAGAGAAATACACAAGAACAAAAATATATTTTAGCTCGTAAAAAAGTAGAAAGGATAGGTAAGTTTTATAAACATTTAGTGTCTTATGTTGTTGTAAATATATTTCTAACGGCTATTTTTATAGCGGGTGACATGAATGATGGAGATACTCTTAAGGAAGCTTTTTTGGATTATCATAATTATAAAATTTGGTTGTATTGGGGAATAGGAATTGTTTTTCAAGCATTAAATATTTTTGGTTTGAATCTGTTTATGAGCAAAGACTGGGAAGAGAAAAAGATTAAAAAATATATGGATCAACAAGATAATAGAAGGTAA
- a CDS encoding LytTR family DNA-binding domain-containing protein, whose amino-acid sequence MNVLIIEDEKPAARRLNRMLALLNIDVQQMLHSVEESLNWLQNNEHPELIFLDIQLSDGLSFEIFEEIEVKSAIIFTTAYDEYALKAFKLNSIDYLLKPLDEDELKVAVDKFKENRPKQTDVQVNIDDIRKLLINPVDRKFKKRLTIKVGQHIKIIHIDEVECFYSENKSTYIHTKVNRNYLLDSSLEHWQEQLDPEDFFRVNRTFIVHINAIKDIISYSNSRLKLVLHSHNESEIIVSRERVKDFKNWID is encoded by the coding sequence ATGAATGTATTAATTATAGAGGACGAAAAGCCAGCAGCAAGGAGGTTAAATAGAATGTTAGCTTTGCTTAATATAGATGTTCAGCAAATGTTACATTCTGTAGAAGAGTCTTTAAATTGGTTGCAAAACAATGAACATCCAGAGTTAATATTTTTAGATATTCAACTTTCTGATGGATTGTCTTTTGAGATTTTTGAAGAAATTGAAGTAAAATCTGCTATTATTTTTACCACTGCGTATGATGAATATGCATTAAAAGCATTTAAACTCAATAGCATAGATTATTTGTTAAAACCTTTAGATGAAGATGAGTTAAAAGTAGCTGTAGATAAGTTTAAGGAGAATCGACCAAAACAAACAGATGTTCAGGTAAATATTGATGACATTCGTAAATTATTGATAAATCCGGTTGATCGTAAATTCAAAAAAAGGCTGACAATTAAAGTTGGGCAACATATCAAAATTATTCATATCGATGAAGTAGAATGTTTTTACAGTGAAAATAAATCAACGTACATTCATACAAAAGTAAATAGAAATTATCTCTTGGATAGTTCTCTAGAACATTGGCAAGAACAATTAGATCCAGAAGATTTTTTTAGAGTGAACCGAACGTTTATAGTTCACATAAATGCGATAAAAGACATTATTTCATATTCTAATTCACGTTTAAAATTAGTTTTACATTCGCATAACGAATCAGAAATTATTGTGAGTAGAGAGCGCGTAAAAGATTTTAAAAATTGGATTGATTGA
- a CDS encoding 2TM domain-containing protein, with the protein MESDQTLRQRYYKAQKRVKDIKGFYTHLTIYCLVIPIIIFVNLKFEPQFHWFWFSALGWGTGLFMHWLSVFGFRLLGLGKNWEEKKIKEFMNENN; encoded by the coding sequence ATGGAATCTGATCAGACACTACGACAGCGTTATTATAAAGCGCAAAAAAGAGTAAAAGACATTAAAGGATTTTACACACATTTAACAATTTATTGTTTAGTGATACCCATAATTATTTTTGTAAACCTAAAATTTGAACCCCAATTTCATTGGTTTTGGTTTTCTGCTTTAGGCTGGGGAACAGGACTTTTCATGCATTGGTTATCAGTTTTCGGATTTAGGTTATTAGGTTTGGGAAAAAACTGGGAAGAGAAAAAGATTAAAGAATTTATGAATGAGAATAATTAG
- a CDS encoding 2TM domain-containing protein, whose protein sequence is MENLNEKKLLKAKLRIAEIKKFYEHVVIYILVNLFLTFIWSFSFKLIGNFIASNQFDVGDFTHIPIWLIWGIFLGLHALKTFGFSHILGKDWEERKIDEFMKK, encoded by the coding sequence ATGGAAAACTTAAATGAGAAAAAATTATTAAAAGCAAAATTAAGAATAGCAGAAATTAAAAAGTTCTATGAACATGTTGTAATTTATATTTTGGTAAATTTGTTTTTAACATTTATTTGGAGTTTTTCTTTTAAACTTATAGGAAATTTTATAGCAAGTAATCAGTTTGATGTTGGTGATTTTACGCATATACCTATTTGGTTAATTTGGGGAATATTTTTAGGACTTCATGCTTTAAAGACTTTTGGTTTTTCTCATATACTTGGTAAAGATTGGGAAGAAAGAAAGATTGATGAATTTATGAAAAAGTGA
- a CDS encoding DUF2141 domain-containing protein: MKLIVAFLTTLILLITSTIAAQNHTITATVVNVTSDSGKVGFALYNKTNFRMQPIKGLESKILDGKSIAIFENISAGEYAIICYHDKNDNNKMDFQSNGMPKEDYGSSNNVMNFGPPKFEDAKFVVIDKNVSLDIKF; this comes from the coding sequence ATGAAACTTATCGTAGCCTTTTTAACAACACTAATATTATTAATTACAAGTACAATAGCTGCACAAAATCACACAATTACAGCAACAGTTGTAAATGTAACCTCGGATTCAGGAAAAGTAGGATTTGCTCTATATAACAAAACTAATTTTAGAATGCAACCAATTAAAGGGTTAGAATCTAAAATTTTAGACGGAAAAAGTATTGCCATATTTGAAAACATCTCAGCAGGAGAATATGCAATCATTTGTTATCACGACAAAAATGATAATAATAAAATGGATTTTCAATCTAATGGAATGCCCAAAGAGGATTATGGATCATCTAACAATGTAATGAATTTTGGACCTCCAAAATTTGAAGATGCAAAATTTGTTGTTATTGATAAAAATGTATCTTTAGATATTAAATTTTAA
- a CDS encoding S1/P1 nuclease has product MKIKLLVLIPFLFFMKNSSDEAVFWGKNGHRVTGKIAEKHLTRKAKRSIDKLLKGQSLAFVSTYADEIKSDKKYNKYYSWHYVNMNLDQNYEEAEKNPKGDLVTGIDACIGVLKNKMSSEEEKVFHLKMLVHLIGDLHQPMHIGRKEDKGGNNIQVEWFGRGTNLHRVWDTNMIDDWEMSYIELADNADDLSKRQKESIEKGTVIDWVNEVHEVTNEVYNSVKKGENLRYRYSYNHFGTVRTQLQKGGIRLAKVLNDIFD; this is encoded by the coding sequence ATGAAAATTAAGTTATTAGTATTAATTCCTTTTCTTTTTTTTATGAAAAATTCTTCTGATGAAGCAGTTTTTTGGGGAAAAAATGGACATAGAGTAACGGGTAAAATAGCAGAAAAACATCTTACTAGAAAAGCTAAAAGAAGTATAGATAAATTATTGAAAGGACAAAGTTTAGCATTTGTTTCCACCTATGCAGATGAGATAAAATCAGACAAGAAGTATAATAAGTATTATTCTTGGCATTACGTAAATATGAATTTGGATCAGAATTATGAAGAAGCAGAGAAAAATCCAAAAGGAGATTTAGTTACAGGAATTGATGCTTGCATAGGTGTTTTAAAAAATAAAATGAGTTCTGAAGAAGAGAAAGTGTTTCATTTAAAAATGTTAGTTCATTTGATTGGAGATTTACATCAACCAATGCATATTGGAAGAAAAGAAGATAAAGGAGGAAATAACATACAAGTTGAGTGGTTTGGAAGAGGAACAAATTTACACAGAGTTTGGGACACAAACATGATCGATGATTGGGAGATGAGTTATATTGAATTGGCTGATAACGCAGATGATTTATCAAAAAGACAAAAAGAATCTATAGAAAAAGGAACCGTTATTGATTGGGTCAATGAAGTACATGAAGTAACAAATGAAGTTTATAATTCAGTGAAAAAAGGAGAGAATTTACGCTACAGATATTCTTACAATCATTTTGGAACCGTAAGAACGCAATTACAAAAAGGTGGAATTCGTTTGGCAAAAGTGTTGAATGATATTTTTGATTAA
- a CDS encoding Arc family DNA-binding protein, translating to MAKKKAFALRLNEDMMKSIEKWAADEFRSTNGQIEWMLMQALKEAKREPKNKDE from the coding sequence ATGGCAAAGAAAAAAGCTTTTGCGTTACGCTTAAATGAAGATATGATGAAATCCATTGAAAAATGGGCTGCGGATGAATTTCGATCCACAAATGGTCAAATTGAATGGATGCTAATGCAAGCATTAAAAGAGGCTAAAAGAGAGCCTAAAAATAAGGATGAGTAA
- a CDS encoding radical SAM protein, which translates to MSIHTLLITPPFTQFNTAYPATAYIKGFLESKQVKATQMDLSIELFTAVFTKEFIHAIFKQADMLGNKDFPLVYQQKQQYINKVDSVMNYLRAQEVTAAYQIVHKDYLPHGHRRIKLDNDLTTEFGKLGILDKAKHIATLFVEELGDFINANVDEFFSFTRYAEQIARTASSFDTIDSYLQYETTLIEDEMLYLLDEKLQQHTYDLVCFTVPFPGNLFSALRCAQFIKKQYPGLKIAMGGGYCNTELRRLSDPRIFNFVDFISLDDGEGPLLKITEFLAGKIAEDLLERTYLLLNNKVVYANKIPNTIFHHKNLPAPSYAGLPTNKYLSFLDVMNPMHRMWSDGKWNKLTISRGCYWKQCSFCDVTLDYIGNYENTTATDLVNKIEKIISETGITGFHFVDEAAPPKMLRALANTLIEREVYITWWTNIRFEKTFTAELCSLLSKSGCIAVTGGLEVASDRLLAKMKKGVDIAQVARVTKAFSDENIMVHAYLMFGFPTETEQETIDSLEVVRQLFQHNCIQSAFWHQFACTSHSPVGKNPEEFQIKITGPKFDGFAENDLYHEDLKGAKHHLYSQGLNTALNNYLNYKGFDIPLQKYFDFKVPSTKQQSGLIKSYLKT; encoded by the coding sequence ATGTCTATCCATACTCTTTTAATTACTCCACCTTTTACCCAGTTTAATACGGCTTATCCGGCAACTGCATATATCAAAGGGTTTTTAGAGTCTAAGCAGGTAAAAGCAACGCAAATGGATTTAAGTATCGAGCTTTTTACAGCAGTCTTTACCAAAGAGTTTATACATGCTATTTTTAAACAAGCAGATATGTTGGGTAACAAAGACTTTCCTTTGGTGTATCAGCAAAAGCAACAGTATATAAATAAAGTAGACTCTGTAATGAATTATTTACGAGCACAAGAAGTTACCGCTGCTTATCAAATAGTGCATAAAGATTACTTGCCTCATGGTCATAGGCGTATTAAATTAGATAACGATTTAACCACTGAGTTTGGCAAATTAGGAATTTTAGATAAAGCCAAGCATATAGCGACCTTGTTTGTTGAAGAATTAGGAGATTTTATTAATGCGAATGTGGATGAATTTTTTTCCTTTACACGCTATGCCGAACAAATAGCAAGAACAGCCTCTAGTTTTGATACTATTGATAGCTATTTGCAATACGAAACTACTTTAATAGAGGATGAAATGTTGTATTTGTTAGATGAAAAATTACAACAACACACCTATGATTTAGTTTGTTTTACAGTTCCTTTTCCAGGTAATTTATTTTCGGCTTTACGATGCGCTCAATTTATAAAAAAACAATATCCAGGACTTAAAATAGCCATGGGAGGTGGATACTGTAATACCGAGTTAAGACGATTATCTGACCCCCGAATTTTTAATTTTGTTGATTTTATTTCTTTAGATGATGGAGAAGGACCTTTATTAAAAATAACCGAATTTTTAGCGGGTAAAATAGCGGAAGATTTACTTGAAAGAACTTATCTCCTATTAAATAATAAAGTTGTGTACGCTAATAAAATACCGAATACTATATTCCATCACAAAAATTTACCTGCTCCGAGTTATGCTGGACTTCCAACAAATAAATATTTATCTTTTTTAGATGTTATGAATCCGATGCACAGAATGTGGTCTGATGGAAAATGGAATAAATTAACAATTTCTCGGGGATGCTACTGGAAACAATGTTCTTTCTGTGATGTTACTTTGGACTATATTGGTAACTACGAAAATACTACAGCGACCGATTTGGTTAATAAAATTGAAAAAATAATATCAGAAACAGGTATTACTGGTTTTCATTTTGTTGATGAAGCTGCTCCACCTAAAATGCTAAGAGCTTTAGCAAATACCTTAATTGAAAGAGAGGTGTATATTACCTGGTGGACCAACATTAGATTTGAAAAAACTTTTACAGCTGAGCTTTGTTCTTTATTGTCAAAATCAGGATGTATTGCTGTAACCGGTGGTTTAGAAGTTGCTTCAGATAGATTATTGGCTAAAATGAAAAAGGGGGTAGATATAGCACAAGTAGCGAGAGTAACCAAAGCTTTTTCTGATGAAAATATTATGGTACATGCGTATTTAATGTTTGGTTTTCCTACAGAAACAGAACAAGAAACAATTGATTCTTTAGAGGTTGTTAGACAATTATTTCAACACAATTGTATCCAATCCGCTTTTTGGCATCAGTTTGCTTGCACTAGTCATAGTCCTGTGGGTAAAAACCCTGAAGAATTTCAGATTAAGATTACAGGACCAAAATTTGACGGCTTTGCTGAGAATGATTTGTACCATGAAGATCTAAAAGGAGCAAAGCACCACTTATATAGCCAAGGATTAAATACTGCCTTAAATAATTATTTAAATTACAAAGGATTTGATATTCCTTTGCAGAAATACTTCGACTTTAAAGTACCCAGTACAAAGCAACAAAGTGGTTTGATAAAGAGTTACCTAAAAACATAA
- a CDS encoding bifunctional oligoribonuclease/PAP phosphatase NrnA — MNIYKQIEAEIQEASHIVITAHKSADGDSIGSSLGLLHFIEKLGKKAVVCHPDKAPGFLYWLDTSSIILMEENPEQVTLEMQKADLIFCLDYNATNRVGPEMQALLEEATCKKVMIDHHLNPEEFPTITVSETTASSTSQLIVDLIEQSGHLELIDEKIGTPLYLGILTDTGSFRFNSVKPHTHEVLAKILAAGVQHHLIHEKLSDNNTENRLRLQGYAMSEKLEILHDNNVGIISLSKEELAKYKYKKGDTDSLANLVLSIKGMKAAIVFTERDGIMKISFRSKGAENPVNVLAKEHFNGGGHANASGGMSDLTVSETLEKLKELIPKYFQK; from the coding sequence ATGAATATTTACAAACAAATTGAAGCAGAAATTCAAGAGGCTTCTCATATTGTTATTACAGCGCACAAATCTGCAGATGGAGATTCCATTGGTTCTTCATTAGGTTTGCTTCATTTTATAGAAAAACTAGGTAAAAAAGCAGTTGTTTGTCATCCAGACAAAGCTCCAGGTTTTTTATATTGGTTAGATACTTCGTCTATTATTTTGATGGAAGAAAATCCTGAACAAGTAACATTAGAAATGCAAAAAGCAGATTTAATTTTTTGTTTAGATTACAATGCTACGAATCGTGTAGGGCCAGAAATGCAAGCCTTATTAGAAGAAGCAACTTGTAAGAAAGTTATGATAGATCATCATTTGAATCCTGAAGAATTTCCTACAATAACAGTTTCTGAAACAACGGCATCTTCTACGTCTCAATTAATTGTAGATTTAATAGAGCAATCTGGACATTTAGAGTTAATAGATGAAAAAATTGGTACACCTTTATACTTAGGTATTTTAACAGATACTGGTAGTTTTAGATTCAACTCTGTGAAACCACACACACATGAAGTTTTAGCTAAAATTCTAGCTGCAGGAGTGCAACATCATTTAATTCATGAAAAGTTAAGTGATAATAATACAGAAAACCGTTTGCGTTTGCAAGGCTATGCAATGAGTGAAAAACTAGAAATTTTACACGATAATAATGTTGGTATTATTTCTTTATCAAAAGAAGAACTGGCGAAGTACAAGTATAAAAAAGGAGATACAGATAGTTTAGCGAATTTGGTTTTATCTATAAAAGGAATGAAAGCTGCTATTGTTTTTACAGAACGAGATGGAATTATGAAAATTTCTTTCCGTTCTAAAGGTGCAGAAAACCCGGTAAATGTTTTGGCAAAAGAGCACTTTAATGGAGGTGGACATGCAAACGCTTCTGGTGGCATGAGTGATTTAACGGTCTCTGAAACATTAGAGAAATTAAAAGAATTGATTCCTAAGTATTTTCAAAAATAA
- a CDS encoding 2TM domain-containing protein codes for MKKITTFSVVKLKKSIFLTLKIALIFTLIFVVFKQQFNLKGIAYIFLISCLYSFGLGFGNALINDFLNKKWSWIAETNQRVWAGVVTTVVYTIIAVLVINYIQFIVLQGLKVESFFTGFLLYVHIFTVIISLGVATFFHARGFMINWKASVSQETTRQEIVAKTETAKFESLKNQLDPHFLFNSLNVLTSLIGENPYQAEKFTTKLSKVYRYVLEQRNKDLVPIEEELKFAKTYMQLLEMRFEDAVKFNIPDSISNNELKIVPLSLQLLLENAVKHNVVSPSKPLIVSIYQEDNYLIIENNINPKETIGKSTKVGLQNIADRYGLITQKGVKIENNNKTFKVSLPLLYKMDNSMYTEDIENSKYVKAVERVEKLKEFYQNLVSYCLVIPFLIFINLRFSPGFHWFWFPIFGWGLGLTFHFLEVNNYNIFLGKNWEDKKIKEMMNKERQHKRTR; via the coding sequence ATGAAAAAAATAACAACGTTTTCTGTAGTAAAACTAAAAAAAAGTATTTTTCTTACTTTAAAAATTGCACTAATTTTTACCCTGATTTTTGTAGTTTTTAAACAGCAATTTAATTTAAAAGGAATCGCCTATATTTTTTTGATTTCTTGCTTGTATTCTTTTGGACTCGGTTTTGGAAACGCTCTTATAAACGATTTTCTTAATAAAAAGTGGAGTTGGATAGCAGAAACAAATCAGAGAGTTTGGGCGGGAGTTGTTACAACTGTAGTGTATACAATTATAGCAGTATTAGTAATTAATTATATACAATTTATAGTTTTACAAGGCTTGAAGGTGGAAAGTTTTTTTACTGGCTTTCTACTTTATGTACACATTTTTACTGTTATTATTTCCTTAGGAGTTGCTACTTTTTTTCATGCACGTGGTTTTATGATTAATTGGAAAGCATCTGTAAGTCAAGAAACTACAAGACAAGAGATTGTTGCAAAAACAGAAACGGCAAAATTCGAGTCTTTAAAAAATCAACTAGATCCACATTTTTTATTTAATAGTTTAAATGTGTTAACGAGTTTAATTGGCGAAAATCCATATCAGGCAGAGAAATTTACCACAAAATTATCTAAAGTATATCGATACGTTTTAGAGCAACGAAATAAAGATTTAGTACCAATTGAAGAAGAATTAAAGTTTGCAAAAACGTATATGCAATTATTAGAAATGCGTTTTGAAGATGCAGTAAAATTTAATATTCCAGATTCTATAAGTAATAATGAGTTAAAAATTGTGCCACTTTCTTTACAACTCTTATTAGAAAATGCAGTAAAACATAATGTGGTTTCTCCTTCTAAACCTTTAATAGTAAGTATTTATCAAGAAGATAATTATTTAATTATAGAAAACAATATCAACCCGAAAGAAACAATAGGAAAAAGTACTAAAGTTGGTTTACAAAACATCGCGGATAGATATGGGTTAATTACACAAAAGGGTGTTAAAATAGAAAATAATAACAAAACTTTTAAGGTGAGTTTACCTCTCCTTTATAAAATGGATAACAGTATGTACACAGAAGATATAGAAAACAGTAAATACGTAAAAGCAGTTGAAAGAGTAGAGAAATTAAAAGAGTTTTATCAAAATTTAGTTTCGTATTGCTTAGTAATTCCCTTTTTAATTTTTATCAATTTAAGATTTTCACCAGGTTTTCACTGGTTTTGGTTTCCAATATTTGGATGGGGTTTAGGATTAACTTTTCACTTTTTAGAAGTGAATAATTACAATATTTTCTTGGGCAAAAACTGGGAAGATAAAAAGATTAAAGAAATGATGAATAAAGAGAGACAACATAAAAGAACAAGATAA
- a CDS encoding GNAT family N-acetyltransferase → MEIVIANKSHIVYADIICNTIAEAAKVRGTGIAKRKPAYIATKMENGNAVIALDDGKFAGFCYIEKWGHGKFVANSGLIVHPNYRNIGLAKQIKQVIFKHSRTKFPEAKVFSITTGLPVMKLNSDLGYKPVTFSELTDDQSFWDGCQTCRNFDVLTRTDRKMCLCTGMLFDPKNNNKEASEEVKESVFKKLKNIKQNLFLKKDKK, encoded by the coding sequence ATGGAAATTGTAATTGCTAATAAATCTCATATCGTTTACGCTGACATTATCTGTAATACTATTGCTGAAGCTGCAAAAGTTAGGGGAACGGGTATTGCAAAAAGAAAACCAGCATACATTGCCACTAAGATGGAGAATGGTAATGCCGTAATTGCTTTAGATGATGGAAAATTTGCTGGATTCTGCTATATAGAAAAATGGGGACATGGGAAATTTGTTGCTAATTCAGGGTTAATTGTACATCCAAATTATAGAAATATAGGGTTAGCTAAACAAATTAAACAAGTTATTTTCAAGCACTCAAGAACTAAATTTCCAGAGGCAAAAGTATTTAGTATTACAACTGGGTTACCTGTTATGAAACTAAATAGCGATTTAGGTTATAAACCTGTTACTTTCTCGGAGCTAACCGACGACCAAAGCTTTTGGGATGGTTGTCAAACTTGCAGAAACTTTGATGTTTTGACAAGAACAGATAGAAAAATGTGCTTGTGTACTGGTATGTTATTCGATCCAAAAAACAATAATAAAGAAGCCTCTGAAGAAGTGAAAGAAAGCGTTTTCAAAAAATTAAAAAATATTAAACAGAACTTGTTTCTAAAAAAAGATAAAAAATGA
- a CDS encoding DUF4177 domain-containing protein, producing the protein MKEYKVIQPKLGIRNRFEKMEVLLNQHAREGWIVKNIGEHWSSIILERDKNR; encoded by the coding sequence ATGAAAGAATATAAAGTTATACAACCAAAGCTAGGAATAAGAAACAGATTTGAAAAAATGGAAGTTTTATTAAATCAACATGCAAGAGAGGGTTGGATTGTTAAGAATATCGGTGAACATTGGTCTAGTATTATTTTAGAAAGAGATAAAAATAGATAA
- a CDS encoding 2TM domain-containing protein — protein MSKILNTRIMENNFISENRFIRAKKRVKEIKGFYIHLIVYVLVNLFLSGIIIFGLTQSGDSFDEILSNFGVYSTWIFWGIGIFFHWLGVFGFKSLGFGSDWEEKKIKELMDKEEENSKKF, from the coding sequence ATGAGCAAAATATTAAATACAAGAATCATGGAAAATAATTTTATATCAGAGAATCGTTTTATTAGAGCAAAAAAGAGAGTGAAAGAGATAAAAGGATTTTATATCCATTTAATAGTGTACGTATTGGTAAATCTTTTTCTTAGTGGCATTATTATTTTTGGATTAACACAAAGTGGTGATAGTTTTGATGAAATTCTTTCGAACTTTGGTGTTTATTCTACTTGGATTTTTTGGGGAATAGGAATATTTTTTCATTGGTTAGGAGTTTTTGGTTTTAAATCTTTAGGATTTGGAAGCGATTGGGAAGAGAAGAAAATTAAAGAATTGATGGATAAAGAAGAAGAAAATAGTAAGAAATTTTAA
- a CDS encoding thioredoxin family protein: MKTIKIVLLIAVVTFSAVSFTLKTEKGYRIGDIIEDFTLKNIDDTMVSLSDYKEAKGFIIIFTCNMCPYSVANEDRIIALDAKYKSKGYPIIAINPNDPKASKGDSFDDMKVRAAEKGFTFPYLFDAGQKVYPKFGASKTPHVYIVNKKNMKVEYIGAIDNSSRNPDAVTEKYVENAVDSLLTGDKVEKTETRAIGCSIKVDRN, from the coding sequence ATGAAAACAATTAAAATAGTATTATTGATAGCAGTTGTTACTTTTTCAGCAGTTTCCTTTACTTTAAAAACTGAAAAAGGTTATAGAATAGGAGATATCATCGAAGATTTTACTTTGAAAAATATTGATGATACCATGGTTTCTTTGTCTGATTATAAAGAGGCAAAAGGATTTATTATCATTTTTACGTGTAATATGTGTCCTTATTCAGTAGCGAATGAAGATAGAATTATAGCTTTGGATGCAAAATATAAATCAAAAGGATATCCTATTATTGCCATAAACCCTAATGACCCGAAGGCTTCTAAAGGAGATAGTTTTGATGACATGAAAGTTAGAGCAGCAGAAAAAGGATTTACGTTTCCATATTTGTTTGATGCTGGTCAAAAAGTATATCCAAAATTTGGAGCATCAAAAACACCACATGTTTATATTGTGAACAAAAAGAATATGAAAGTTGAATATATTGGCGCTATTGATAACAGCTCTCGAAACCCTGATGCAGTAACAGAAAAGTATGTTGAAAATGCTGTGGATTCTTTACTAACTGGCGATAAAGTTGAAAAGACAGAAACTAGAGCAATTGGTTGTTCTATAAAGGTTGATAGAAATTAA